ATGAAACACATTCTGATTCCACTGTTCGCCCTCTTCATCTCGGCGGCGCTATCCGCCCAGACGATGGAGCGGCAAGTCATCGGCGCGGGCGGCGGCTTCGTACAGACCACCGCAGGCTCCCTCCACTGGACTGCCGGCGAAATGGCCGTCTCGCCCCGCACAGCCCTCAACATCTACTGGGGCGAAGGCTTCCAGCAAGTGTGGGTGGCGCCGACGGTCTCCACCGATGGCCCCGATGCCGCGCCAGCCATTGCCCTCACCGTGTATCCCAACCCCGCTGCCGACTATCTGCGCGTGGAGTGCGACGCACCCTTGCAGGCGCAACTCTTCGACCTGAGCGGTCGGCCCGT
This genomic interval from Saprospiraceae bacterium contains the following:
- a CDS encoding T9SS type A sorting domain-containing protein encodes the protein MKHILIPLFALFISAALSAQTMERQVIGAGGGFVQTTAGSLHWTAGEMAVSPRTALNIYWGEGFQQVWVAPTVSTDGPDAAPAIALTVYPNPAADYLRVECDAPLQAQLFDLSGRPVSGLVAVNGVAEFNLGNLPAGLYLLRAFDEQGRMAGVAKVQHIR